A window from Lactiplantibacillus pentosus encodes these proteins:
- a CDS encoding DUF960 domain-containing protein, producing MFEPDEERFATVGLADQLPGAVIDSIWEIIDQDLKGVVHLPQVLQFALLARNGQVTVIFEARHVAIMEFDLPIAFQHGFPETVAVLDDGRTQTMMLMDELAD from the coding sequence ATGTTTGAACCAGATGAGGAACGTTTTGCAACCGTCGGACTTGCGGATCAGCTTCCAGGAGCCGTCATCGATAGTATTTGGGAAATCATTGACCAGGATTTGAAGGGTGTGGTCCACTTACCACAAGTCCTTCAATTTGCGCTACTTGCGCGCAACGGCCAGGTCACGGTGATTTTTGAAGCCCGCCACGTCGCGATCATGGAATTTGATTTACCGATTGCCTTTCAGCATGGTTTCCCGGAAACGGTTGCGGTGTTAGACGATGGGCGAACTCAAACGATGATGTTGATGGACGAATTAGCTGACTGA
- a CDS encoding L-lactate permease, with protein sequence MILVASAAIILPLILLGGLNLSATRGMSLSALVVIVTGYFFWHLSPMVITASILQAIHKALPILWILFGALLMLNCLRATGAIDRINQGFQALSADMRLQTVLVAFLFGGLIEGVSGFGTPAMVTAPLLIALGFSPMAAVILALVADSTPAAFGAVGTPLTVGLSNVTEKTSLLNAIGLRITQLDLFVGALMPAVLILILILWFGPKEHRFKQWLTTLPWALVIGFVYSCLALLTVWLIGYEFVSIIAPLGTLVVAIVTIRFRWLLPKTVQTAPWRTDGNAPQPAAKHQMSLVTAWFPYLLVVLLLLASRVLTPLKTAMTHYLNLSWTNILGYSQINSDWELLYSPGTILAIAAIIGLLVQARSLKPLLPTASTVVRSMGNTAIALGVTLIMVQVFTNSGLNQAALPSMPMYIAKFVAKYLAGVWIIMAPFLGQLGAFVTGSTTVSTLTFAQIQADIAANANLSTTVILAAQLVGAAAGNMICVHNIVAVSSVVGLSGQEGAILRKTLLPGLGYALLIGMAGLVLINLLV encoded by the coding sequence TTGGTTGTGATCGTGACTGGCTATTTCTTCTGGCATCTCAGTCCAATGGTGATCACCGCTTCGATTTTACAAGCGATTCATAAAGCGTTACCGATTTTATGGATTTTATTCGGTGCATTGTTAATGCTAAATTGTCTACGGGCCACTGGGGCTATTGATCGTATTAATCAGGGCTTTCAAGCCTTGTCAGCGGATATGCGGCTTCAAACGGTCTTGGTCGCCTTCCTGTTTGGCGGGTTGATTGAAGGGGTTTCCGGCTTTGGGACACCGGCCATGGTCACCGCGCCGCTACTAATTGCTTTGGGCTTTTCACCAATGGCAGCGGTGATTTTAGCATTGGTTGCAGACTCGACTCCGGCTGCGTTCGGTGCGGTCGGCACGCCTTTGACCGTTGGACTCAGCAACGTGACTGAAAAAACGAGCCTGCTCAACGCAATTGGCTTGCGAATCACACAACTTGATTTATTCGTAGGAGCGTTAATGCCGGCAGTGCTGATCTTAATTTTGATTCTCTGGTTCGGCCCTAAGGAGCACCGTTTCAAGCAGTGGCTGACAACCTTACCATGGGCGTTAGTCATCGGCTTTGTATATAGTTGTTTGGCACTACTGACCGTTTGGCTGATTGGTTATGAATTTGTTTCGATCATCGCACCACTGGGCACTTTAGTGGTCGCTATCGTCACGATTCGGTTCAGGTGGTTGTTACCAAAAACGGTTCAAACTGCACCGTGGCGCACGGATGGCAACGCTCCACAGCCAGCTGCAAAACATCAGATGAGCTTGGTCACGGCCTGGTTTCCCTATTTACTAGTGGTGCTGTTACTACTCGCTAGTCGGGTCTTGACGCCGTTAAAGACGGCGATGACGCACTATCTCAACCTATCGTGGACGAATATCTTAGGCTACAGTCAAATCAATTCGGATTGGGAACTGTTATATTCACCCGGAACGATTTTAGCAATTGCCGCCATCATTGGCTTACTAGTACAAGCCCGCTCACTAAAGCCCTTGCTGCCAACTGCCAGTACCGTCGTTCGGTCAATGGGCAACACCGCGATTGCATTGGGCGTCACCTTGATCATGGTCCAGGTCTTTACTAATTCAGGCCTGAATCAGGCGGCACTACCTAGCATGCCGATGTACATTGCCAAGTTTGTGGCCAAATACCTCGCTGGTGTCTGGATCATCATGGCGCCGTTCCTCGGTCAACTGGGCGCGTTCGTCACTGGGAGTACCACGGTCTCCACGTTGACGTTTGCCCAGATTCAAGCCGACATCGCAGCCAATGCCAACTTAAGTACGACCGTTATCTTGGCCGCGCAATTGGTCGGTGCGGCTGCCGGTAACATGATCTGCGTCCACAATATTGTTGCCGTAAGTTCAGTCGTCGGCCTCAGTGGCCAGGAAGGTGCGATTCTTCGTAAAACGTTGCTACCGGGACTCGGGTATGCGCTGTTAATCGGCATGGCTGGTCTTGTTCTCATTAACCTTCTAGTTTGA
- a CDS encoding MFS transporter — MLSPLIRRNLQLSYGYAACSFLGITTLWVIFLQQRGLSLVAIGLCESVFHLTSFLSEVPSGVIADRFGYRSVLISSRLMAIGHAIIMLTAHSLGWFLLAFVLQAWAYNLQSGTLAAAQYDSLVAADATRRYPHVTTVLNTTIEIADTVGVVLAGWLLGHHLIWTYWIYLVAALIAVLLTASLKIPAGIAPTESRPGLRQITVAAWHVLQTQPRLRALILFDAVFSAVSTTYYYYFQTVMTARHFTSPKITTILVIGLAVNVAAIQLTPWLQAHFAQRRLLIGLCGSLTLTLLGSFNSAPNWLISAYLVINGLQALLEPLLSNYYNQLIPNGQRATLLSVASMGFSLAMVGSFPGIGWLIQHWGFTLTFGTSGLLILLVGLGWLLNVKLHAVTED, encoded by the coding sequence ATGTTATCACCACTGATCCGCCGTAACCTCCAACTGAGTTACGGCTATGCCGCCTGTTCGTTTTTAGGCATCACCACGCTCTGGGTGATCTTTCTCCAGCAACGGGGCCTCTCATTAGTTGCGATTGGCTTATGTGAGAGTGTCTTTCACTTGACCAGTTTTCTCTCAGAAGTCCCTTCAGGCGTAATTGCGGACCGCTTTGGTTACCGCAGTGTGTTGATCAGTAGCCGCCTGATGGCTATTGGTCACGCCATTATCATGTTGACCGCGCACAGTCTTGGTTGGTTCCTACTAGCCTTCGTGCTACAAGCGTGGGCGTACAATTTACAATCCGGCACATTAGCCGCGGCACAATACGACAGTTTAGTCGCCGCGGATGCGACGCGCCGCTATCCGCACGTGACGACCGTTTTAAATACCACGATTGAAATTGCGGATACCGTGGGCGTCGTCTTAGCTGGCTGGTTATTGGGCCACCACCTCATCTGGACGTACTGGATCTACCTGGTTGCGGCGCTAATTGCCGTACTGCTCACTGCCAGTCTGAAGATTCCGGCCGGCATAGCACCGACTGAAAGCCGCCCTGGTCTCCGACAAATCACCGTGGCAGCCTGGCACGTCCTTCAAACCCAACCGCGTTTACGCGCCTTGATTTTATTCGATGCTGTCTTCTCAGCAGTCAGCACCACGTATTACTATTACTTTCAAACCGTGATGACGGCGCGCCACTTCACTAGTCCAAAAATCACGACGATTCTCGTGATTGGTCTCGCAGTCAACGTCGCCGCCATCCAACTGACACCATGGTTACAAGCTCATTTCGCCCAACGACGACTACTGATTGGCCTATGTGGCAGCTTAACGCTCACCTTGCTCGGGTCATTCAATTCAGCACCCAACTGGCTAATCAGTGCCTATCTGGTGATCAACGGGCTACAAGCGCTATTAGAGCCGCTACTGTCCAATTACTATAATCAGCTGATTCCAAATGGGCAACGCGCAACGCTACTGAGTGTCGCAAGTATGGGCTTCAGCCTCGCGATGGTCGGGAGCTTTCCCGGCATCGGCTGGCTGATACAACACTGGGGTTTTACTTTGACGTTTGGGACTAGCGGCCTGCTCATCCTGCTGGTGGGCTTAGGCTGGCTATTAAACGTAAAACTGCACGCCGTGACCGAGGACTAA
- a CDS encoding DUF4931 domain-containing protein, with amino-acid sequence MHHLPLIFDTEIAKGKPENIRHPQHACPFCDRQQLTDILATENDRIWLLNKFPTLQATWQTIVIESSDHTGDISTYSSSQNRAVFAFAIKHWQATIASGRFKSVLLYKNFGPHSGGSLRHPHMQIVGLTAVDGYAKITAANLTGYPVMTIGPVAVTISDQPVMGFVEFNVTAPLTAIATLADAVQVVVRYLLHTYFQGRCDSYNLFVYPQDSQITVKVVPLFNVSPYYIGYQLTQADTPKRMRAIADELRQKFATATD; translated from the coding sequence TTGCATCATTTACCGTTAATCTTCGATACTGAAATTGCAAAGGGCAAACCGGAGAATATTCGTCATCCGCAACACGCTTGCCCGTTTTGTGACCGCCAACAGTTGACGGACATTCTGGCGACAGAAAATGACCGGATCTGGTTGTTGAATAAATTTCCAACGTTACAAGCGACCTGGCAGACGATCGTCATCGAATCCAGTGACCATACTGGTGATATCTCAACCTATTCATCCAGCCAAAATCGCGCCGTCTTCGCGTTTGCAATCAAGCACTGGCAAGCCACGATTGCGAGCGGGCGTTTCAAATCGGTTTTACTATACAAAAATTTTGGCCCGCATTCTGGTGGTAGCTTGCGGCATCCGCACATGCAAATCGTGGGCTTGACGGCGGTCGACGGCTATGCCAAGATCACTGCCGCTAATTTAACTGGCTATCCAGTCATGACAATCGGGCCCGTCGCAGTCACGATTTCTGATCAACCAGTGATGGGGTTCGTCGAATTCAACGTCACAGCACCACTGACGGCGATTGCGACGTTGGCGGATGCGGTTCAAGTCGTTGTCCGTTATCTCCTGCACACTTACTTTCAGGGACGCTGCGACAGTTATAATCTGTTCGTTTATCCGCAAGATTCGCAAATTACCGTAAAAGTGGTGCCACTCTTCAATGTGTCACCTTACTACATCGGCTATCAGCTTACTCAGGCTGATACCCCGAAGCGGATGCGCGCGATTGCGGACGAGTTACGGCAGAAATTTGCTACCGCTACAGATTAA
- a CDS encoding DUF1003 domain-containing protein: MAKTAICIVDQQRYQVVDGMRLEELESGLRQMIMADFPQAHNSSFICSEHLVHYRLAKMDAMIENDYRQNDKVNAQLSKILANHTYRVVDVNSELEQSLTFGQRVADAVARFGGSWAFIISFVLVMLVWMLLNVLPIFSHHFDPYPFILLNLFLSMVAAIQAPLIMMSQNRAAEYDRLQATNDFKVNSMSEEEIRVLHSKVDHLIQQDEPNMLEIQKMQTQMLGEIQAQVNELRRLQPRRRRNQS; this comes from the coding sequence ATGGCAAAGACAGCAATTTGCATTGTCGATCAACAGCGATACCAGGTCGTTGACGGCATGCGATTAGAAGAATTGGAATCGGGACTACGGCAGATGATCATGGCCGATTTCCCACAGGCGCATAACAGCAGTTTTATTTGTAGCGAGCACCTCGTCCATTATCGGCTCGCCAAGATGGATGCCATGATTGAAAATGATTATCGACAAAACGATAAGGTCAATGCGCAGCTTTCGAAAATTTTAGCGAACCATACGTACCGAGTCGTCGATGTTAACAGTGAACTGGAACAATCGCTGACATTCGGCCAACGGGTGGCGGATGCCGTCGCACGATTTGGTGGGAGCTGGGCGTTCATCATTTCATTCGTGCTGGTGATGCTCGTGTGGATGCTACTGAACGTCTTACCGATTTTTAGCCATCATTTCGATCCGTATCCCTTTATCTTACTGAACTTGTTCCTAAGTATGGTGGCGGCGATTCAAGCGCCACTGATTATGATGAGCCAAAATCGGGCGGCCGAGTATGATCGATTGCAAGCGACCAACGATTTTAAGGTCAATTCAATGTCCGAAGAAGAAATTCGTGTCTTGCATTCGAAAGTCGACCATTTGATTCAACAAGACGAACCAAACATGCTGGAGATTCAAAAAATGCAGACGCAGATGTTGGGTGAGATTCAAGCCCAGGTCAACGAATTGCGGCGACTGCAACCCAGACGGCGACGGAATCAAAGCTAG
- a CDS encoding RNA-binding protein — protein MNRNVEVKYPAIFRDEGTYWDVRFPDVPAAQTFGSSVQVAADNAANALAIALFERSLPAASDPQYWRLASTEFVVWITMADVQFGPGADTPEPMN, from the coding sequence TTGAATCGCAATGTGGAAGTTAAATATCCCGCCATTTTTCGTGATGAAGGGACTTATTGGGACGTTCGGTTTCCGGATGTACCCGCCGCACAAACTTTTGGCTCAAGTGTCCAAGTTGCTGCGGACAATGCAGCTAACGCGTTAGCAATTGCGCTCTTTGAACGATCACTACCGGCGGCCTCGGACCCGCAATACTGGCGACTCGCATCGACGGAATTCGTCGTGTGGATCACCATGGCGGATGTCCAGTTTGGCCCTGGTGCCGATACTCCAGAACCAATGAACTAA
- a CDS encoding DUF368 domain-containing protein has translation MSTKTTDTFWKRFFKGIVIALGFILPGVSGGVLAAILGIYERLLGFMAHFRQNFKRDFWYFVPVGLGGIVGIAALSAPLEYLLAHAQVIVLWGFAGAIIGTLPALTKTAVSQSKRDWLDLVWFFGTFFISAGLLYFMSELFGTLPANFGGFIVAGALIALGVLVPGLSPSNLLLILGLFTPMLTGFKKFDIVGVYLPIAIGGILAMALFSKLMDYLLIKFHSRVYHFILGIVLASTLLILIPNPYAAESISYANATLSTYLFSAVALLIGIGLGYWMSALETKYK, from the coding sequence ATGTCAACTAAAACCACTGATACTTTCTGGAAACGTTTCTTCAAGGGCATCGTGATTGCCCTCGGCTTCATCCTACCGGGGGTCTCTGGTGGCGTATTGGCCGCAATCTTGGGTATTTATGAACGCTTGCTGGGTTTCATGGCCCATTTTCGCCAAAACTTCAAACGGGACTTCTGGTACTTTGTCCCGGTCGGTCTCGGAGGGATCGTCGGGATCGCAGCCTTGTCCGCCCCATTAGAATATTTATTAGCACATGCCCAAGTCATCGTTTTATGGGGCTTTGCTGGGGCAATCATTGGAACGCTACCGGCCTTAACGAAAACGGCAGTAAGCCAGTCCAAGCGCGATTGGTTAGATCTGGTCTGGTTCTTTGGGACCTTCTTCATTAGCGCGGGCCTGCTGTACTTTATGAGCGAACTATTTGGCACGCTACCAGCTAATTTTGGGGGCTTTATCGTTGCCGGAGCCTTGATTGCTTTGGGCGTGCTCGTGCCTGGGTTGAGCCCATCTAACTTACTCCTGATCTTAGGCCTCTTTACGCCAATGTTGACCGGCTTTAAAAAATTCGATATCGTCGGCGTCTATTTACCAATTGCGATCGGTGGGATCTTAGCGATGGCCTTGTTCTCAAAGTTAATGGATTACCTGCTCATCAAGTTCCATTCACGAGTCTATCACTTTATTCTAGGCATCGTGCTGGCTAGCACCCTGCTGATTTTGATTCCAAATCCATACGCTGCCGAAAGCATCTCATACGCCAACGCGACCTTGAGCACGTATTTATTTAGTGCAGTGGCGCTGCTAATCGGCATTGGACTCGGTTACTGGATGAGTGCCTTAGAAACGAAATATAAATAA
- a CDS encoding amino acid permease — protein sequence MENQQLARKLKRRHVQMIALGGAIGTGLFLGSGSAIKQAGPSILLAYAIGGFFCYLMMRALGELLLSDTRLHSFLEFINRYLGKRFEFAIGWTYWLCWISLAMADLTASGIYIRYWFPWIPQWVTPLIIILILLVFNMLSVSAFGELEYWFSMIKVVAIIALIVTGAILIGSSAHVGGQTVSITNLVSHGGFFPKGVQGFLMSFSLVIFAFTGIEMVGITAGEAENPETELPRAINSLPIRISFFYVGALFVIMSIYPWDQITTSQSPFVQVFSDIGIKAAASIINFVVLTAALSACNSAIFSTSRTLFTLAHGQNAPKWMGKVNRYNVPAQSLLFSSLILLIIVALNYVIPSTVFTLISNVATTNFIIVWCALLVCHLVYKRTADSANNPFKLPLFPLSNVATLVFFIAVTVILCFDTVNRWAVIGSVVWFVALLVIERGMHRVQSEN from the coding sequence ATGGAAAATCAGCAGCTTGCCCGTAAATTAAAGCGGCGGCATGTTCAAATGATTGCACTGGGTGGTGCCATTGGGACGGGGCTATTTCTCGGTTCCGGCTCGGCTATCAAGCAGGCCGGACCGTCAATTTTGTTGGCCTACGCAATTGGTGGGTTCTTCTGTTACTTGATGATGCGCGCGTTAGGCGAATTATTGCTCTCAGATACGCGGTTGCATTCATTTTTGGAATTCATCAACCGCTATTTAGGGAAACGATTCGAATTCGCGATTGGTTGGACTTACTGGCTGTGCTGGATCAGTCTCGCGATGGCCGATTTGACTGCCAGTGGGATCTATATTCGATATTGGTTCCCGTGGATTCCACAGTGGGTCACACCGTTAATTATTATTTTAATCTTGCTGGTATTTAATATGTTATCCGTCAGTGCCTTTGGCGAACTCGAATACTGGTTCTCGATGATCAAAGTCGTCGCCATTATTGCGTTGATCGTGACGGGTGCCATTTTGATTGGGTCATCCGCGCACGTCGGCGGTCAAACGGTGTCTATCACTAATCTGGTCAGTCACGGCGGCTTTTTCCCTAAGGGTGTCCAGGGCTTCTTGATGTCTTTCTCACTGGTCATCTTTGCCTTCACTGGTATCGAAATGGTCGGTATCACCGCTGGGGAAGCGGAAAACCCTGAAACGGAGCTGCCTCGCGCCATTAATAGTCTCCCGATTCGAATCTCGTTTTTCTACGTCGGTGCGTTATTCGTGATCATGTCGATCTACCCTTGGGACCAGATTACGACTAGTCAGTCACCATTCGTGCAAGTCTTCAGTGATATCGGCATCAAGGCGGCCGCTAGTATCATTAACTTCGTCGTTTTGACTGCCGCATTATCAGCCTGCAACAGCGCAATTTTCAGTACGAGTCGGACGCTGTTTACGTTAGCGCACGGTCAAAATGCCCCGAAGTGGATGGGTAAGGTCAACCGTTACAACGTGCCTGCGCAGTCGCTCTTGTTCTCATCACTGATTCTATTGATCATTGTGGCGCTAAACTACGTGATTCCAAGCACGGTCTTCACGTTGATCTCAAACGTCGCAACCACCAACTTTATCATTGTCTGGTGTGCGTTACTTGTGTGTCACTTGGTCTACAAACGGACCGCGGACAGTGCCAACAATCCGTTCAAATTACCATTGTTCCCACTGTCAAATGTGGCGACACTTGTCTTTTTCATCGCCGTCACCGTTATCTTGTGTTTTGATACCGTCAACCGCTGGGCGGTCATCGGGTCAGTCGTTTGGTTCGTGGCGCTACTCGTGATCGAACGGGGGATGCACCGGGTGCAATCAGAAAATTAA